From Parus major isolate Abel linkage group LGE22, Parus_major1.1, whole genome shotgun sequence, one genomic window encodes:
- the LOC107215653 gene encoding chymotrypsin-like elastase family member 1 has protein sequence MMLQLVLLAALALCGRCSELDVENMQRVVGGTEARSHAWPYQISLQYYSGGGWHHTCGGSLIQRNWVMTAAHCVNNNMNYRVVAGEHNLNKNEGSEQIFSVSKIIVHPYWNPNNVAGGYDIALFRLSGYATLNNAVQLAVLPREGTILPDGYPCYITGWGLTRSNGQLSSVLLQAYLPVVDYQTCSSPSYWGSTVKNTMVCAGGDGVRSGCQGDSGGPLHCAVNGQYQVHGVTSFVSSQGCNVVRKPTVFTRVSAYISWINSVRRPGRAGPGRLH, from the exons ATGATGCTGCAGCTCGTGCTCCTCGCCGCGCTCGCCCTGTGCG ggcgCTGCTCCGAGCTGGACGTCGAGAACATGCAGCGGGTGGTCGGAGGGACCGAGGCGCGCTCGCACGCCTGGCCCTACCAG ATCTCCCTCCAGTATTACTCCGGGGGCGGCTGGCACCACACCTGCGGAGGCTCCCTCATCCAGAGGAACTGGGTGATGACCGCCGCCCACTGCGTGAACAA TAACATGAACTACCGTGTTGTGGCCGGCGAGCACAACCTGAACAAGAACGAGGGCAGCGAGCAGATCTTCAGCGTCAGCAAGATCATCGTCCACCCCTACTGGAACCCCAACAACGTGGCCGGAGG CTACGACATCGCCCTGTTCCGCCTGAGCGGCTACGCCACCCTGAACAACGCCGTGCAGCTGGCGGTGCTGCCCCGGGAAGGCACCATCCTGCCCGACGGCTACCCCTGCTACATCACGGGCTGGGGCCTGACCCGCA GCAACGGGCAGCTGTCCAGCGTCCTGCTCCAGGCCTACCTGCCCGTCGTGGACTACCAGACCTGCTCCAGCCCGTCCTACTGGGGCTCCACCGTCAAGAACACCATGGTGTGCGCCGGCGGGGACGGCGTGCGCTCCGGCTGCCAG GGCGATTCCGGCGGTCCCCTGCACTGCGCCGTCAACGGGCAGTACCAGGTGCACGGCGTCACCAGCTTCGTGTCCAGCCAGGGCTGCAACGTCGTCCGCAAACCCACCGTGTTCACCCGCGTCTCCGCCTACATCTCCTGGATCAACAGCGTAaggcggccgggccgggccgggccgggccgg TTGCATTGA
- the GALNT6 gene encoding polypeptide N-acetylgalactosaminyltransferase 6 produces MRLFRRRYSPLKVALAGAVFVLFLFILQKDVGRKEPGEEPWLRNIVQGKDQVLDLMLGAVRDLRDSMPRLQIGAPEPPPEPLPSARSCLPGSYTAAELRPLMERPPQDPASPGADGKAFKKDRWTPEETKEKERGYEKHCFNAFASDRISLQRALGPDSRPPECIDQKFKRCPPLPTTSVVIVFHNEAWSTLLRTVYSVLHSSPARLLREVILVDDASTDEYLKEELDRYVEQLQIVRVVRQRERKGLITARLLGASVASGEVLTFLDAHCECFHGWLEPLLSRIAEEPTAVVSPDIATIDLNTFEFSKPIQNGKQHSRGNFDWSLTFGWEVVPARERQRRKDETFPIKSPTFAGGLFAISRSYFEHIGSYDDQMEIWGGENVEMSFRVWQCGGQVEIIPCSVVGHVFRSKSPHTFPKGTQVISRNQVRLAEVWMDDYKEIFYRRNQQASQMAREKTFGDITERRRLRERLHCRNFTWYLQNVYPEMFVPDLTPKFYGAIKNEGTKSCLDVGENNHGGKPLIMYPCHGLGGNQYFEYTSQRELRHNIGKELCLRGAAAAAELGECQFRGKPGRVPPSEEWDLAQNRLIKNLASGMCLTARGKHPALAPCDLTDPHQLWSFT; encoded by the exons atgagGCTGTTCCGCCGCCGCTACAGCCCCTTGAAGGTGGCCTTGGCTGGCGCCGTCTTCGTCCTGTTCCTCTTCATCCTCCAAAAGGACGTGGGGAGGAAGGAGCCGGGCGAGGAGCCGTGGCTGCGGAACATCGTGCAGGGCAAGGACCAGGTGCTGGACCTGATGCTGGGGGCGGTGCGGGACCTGCGGGACTCGATGCCGCGGCTGCAGATCGGAGCCCCGGAGCCGCCCCCGGAGCCGCTGCCCAGCGCCCGCTCCTGCCTGCCCGGCTCCTACACCGCGGCCGAGCTGCGGCCGCTCATGGAGAGACCCCCGCAGGACCCCGCCAGCCCCGGGGCCGACGGAAAAGCCTTCAAGAAGGATCGCTGGACTCCCGAGGAGACGAAGGAGAAGGAGCGGGGCTATGAGAAGCATTGCTTCAACGCCTTCGCCAGCGACCGCATCTCCCTGCAGCGGGCGCTGGGCCCCGACAGCCGCCCCCCCGA GTGCATTGACCAGAAGTTCAAGCgctgccctcccctccccaccaccaGCGTGGTCATTGTGTTCCACAACGAGGCCTGGTCCACCCTGCTCCGGACAGTTTACAGCGTCCTGCACTCGTCCCCGGCTCGGCTGCTCCGAGAGGTCATCCTGGTGGACGATGCCAGCACGGATG AGTACCTGAAGGAGGAGCTGGATCGCTACgtggagcagctgcagatcGTGCGCGTGGTGCGGCAGCGGGAACGCAAGGGACTCATCACGGCACGGCTGCTGGGGGCCAGCGTGGCAAGCGGGGAGGTGCTGACCTTCCTGGATGCCCACT GCGAGTGTTTCCATGGATGGCTGGAGCCGCTCCTGTCCCGCATTGCCGAGGAGCCCACGGCCGTTGTGAGCCCCGACATTGCCACCATCGACCTCAACACCTTCGAGTTCTCCAAGCCCATCCAGAATGGGAAGCAGCACAGCCGGGGCAACTTCGACTGGAGCCTGACTTTCGGCTGGGAGGTCGTTCCCGCCCGGGAGAGGCAGCGCAGGAAGGATGAGACCTTCCCCATCAA GTCCCCGACCTTCGCAGGTGGCCTCTTCGCCATCTCCAGGTCCTACTTCGAGCACATTGGCTCCTACGATGACCAGATGGAGATCTGGGGGGGTGAAAACGTGGAAATGTCCTTCAGG GTGTGGCAGTGTGGGGGACAGGTCGAGATCATCCCCTGCTCTGTCGTGGGCCACGTGTTCCGCTCCAAGAGCCCCCACACGTTCCCCAAGGGCACCCAGGTGATCTCCCGGAACCAGGTGCGCCTGGCTGAGGTCTGGATGGACGACTACAAGGAGATCTTCTACCGCCGCAACCAGCAAGCCTCCCAGATGGCCAGAGAG AAGACGTTTGGTGACATCACAGAGCGGCGCAGGCTGCGGGAGCGGCTGCACTGCAGGAACTTCACCTGGTACCTGCAGAATGTCTACCCCGAGATGTTTGTGCCCGACCTGACCCCCAAGTTCTACGGAGCA ATAAAAAACGAAGGCACCAAGAGCTGTCTGGACGTTGGGGAGAACAACCACGGTGGGAAACCTCTCATCATGTACCCCTGCCACGGGCTGGGGGGAAACCAG TACTTTGAGTACACGAGCCAGCGGGAGCTGCGCCACAACATCGGCAAGGAGCTGTGCCTGCGGGGGGCTGCGGCCGCTGCCGAGCTGGGCGAGTGCCAGTTCCGAGGGAAGCCCGGCCGGGTGCCCCCCAGCGAGGAGTGGGACCTGGCGCAG AACCGGCTGATCAAGAACTTGGCCTCGGGGATGTGTCTGACGGCCCGGGGGAAGCACCCGGCGCTGGCTCCCTGCGACCTCACGGACCCGCACCAGCTCTGGTCCTTTACCTAA